From Microlunatus capsulatus, a single genomic window includes:
- a CDS encoding GNAT family N-acetyltransferase → MEANTQAIVRLAWSRLLGLPDDTLDPAANPVRVVRSDTADDAMVVRLWDTWVVRGPGWFHDRTADADPAALVDPGTLLRTCAGHPARLVGHAVLGFTDRYAEPSVPGSVALEDVPVDDAPAAAAALERACPPDDVREVGLAEMGRLFVTLDDRDQPTSGAGYDEWQGLLGHLGVLTPPELRGSGWGTVAAALALNDALDVGLVAQWRARTDNAASRRVARRLGFAAAGEQSTVTLG, encoded by the coding sequence GTGGAAGCGAACACCCAGGCCATCGTCCGGCTCGCCTGGTCCCGGCTCCTGGGCCTGCCGGACGACACCCTCGACCCCGCGGCGAACCCGGTCCGCGTCGTCCGCTCCGACACGGCGGACGACGCGATGGTGGTGCGGCTCTGGGACACCTGGGTCGTGCGCGGTCCGGGCTGGTTCCACGACCGCACCGCCGACGCCGACCCGGCCGCCCTCGTCGACCCCGGCACCCTGCTGCGCACCTGCGCCGGCCACCCGGCCCGGCTCGTCGGGCACGCGGTGCTCGGCTTCACCGACCGCTACGCCGAGCCGTCCGTGCCCGGCTCGGTCGCCCTCGAGGACGTGCCGGTGGACGACGCGCCGGCGGCGGCCGCGGCCCTGGAGCGGGCCTGCCCGCCCGACGACGTCCGCGAGGTCGGGCTGGCGGAGATGGGCCGGCTGTTCGTCACCCTCGACGACCGCGACCAGCCGACGTCGGGGGCCGGCTACGACGAGTGGCAGGGCCTGCTGGGCCACCTCGGGGTGCTGACGCCCCCGGAGCTGCGCGGGAGCGGCTGGGGCACCGTCGCGGCCGCGCTGGCCCTCAACGACGCCCTGGACGTCGGGCTGGTGGCGCAGTGGCGGGCCCGCACCGACAACGCGGCCTCCCGCCGGGTGGCCCGCAGGCTCGGCTTCGCGGCGGCGGGGGAGCAGAGCACCGTCACGCTCGGCTAG
- the fusA gene encoding elongation factor G, translating into MAVDIKTDLSKVRNIGIMAHIDAGKTTTTERILFYTGINYKIGEVHEGAATMDWMEQEQERGITITSAATTCHWHDTQINIIDTPGHVDFTVEVERSLRVLDGAVAVFDGVAGVEPQSQTVWRQADRYKVPRICFINKLDRTGASFDFCVSTIKSRLMAIPAILQLPIGSEGGFLGVVDVVRMRALTWRGETTIGEDYTVEEIPADMREQAEQAHADLIELVAEYDDTLMEAYLAEDEAAMTPDLIDAAIRRAVLSSKITAVLCGSAFKNKGVQPLLDAVIAYLPSPLDVPAIDGFKPGDESTVIERHPDDSDPFSALAFKIAADPHLGRLTYIRLYSGKLEAGSTVLNSTKGRKERIGKIYQMHANKREEIASVGAGQIVAVMGLKDTTTGETLSDQANPVVLESMDFPAPVIEQAIEPKTKSDQEKLGVAIQRLAEEDPTFRVHTDDETGQTIIAGMGELHLEVLIDRMKREFRVEANIGKPQVAYRETLRRPVQKIEYTHKKQSGGSGQYARVIIDLEPLEPGSGYEFVNAVTGGRIPKEYIPAVDNGIQDAMQFGVLAGYAVEDIKVTLQDGAYHDVDSSELAFKIAGSMVFKEAARRADPALLEPVMAVEVTTPEDYMGTVIGDLNSRRGQIQAMNDVHGNKVVEALVPLSEMFGYVGDLRSKTSGQASYSMEFHSYAETPKSVSDEIIQKARGE; encoded by the coding sequence ATGGCTGTCGACATCAAGACTGACCTGTCCAAGGTCCGCAACATCGGCATCATGGCCCACATCGATGCCGGTAAGACGACCACGACCGAGCGCATCCTGTTCTACACCGGCATCAACTACAAGATCGGTGAAGTGCACGAGGGTGCGGCGACGATGGACTGGATGGAGCAGGAGCAGGAGCGCGGCATCACGATCACGTCCGCCGCGACGACCTGCCACTGGCACGACACCCAGATCAACATCATCGACACGCCCGGCCACGTGGACTTCACCGTCGAGGTGGAGCGTTCGCTCCGCGTCCTCGACGGTGCCGTCGCCGTCTTCGACGGCGTGGCCGGCGTCGAGCCGCAGAGCCAGACCGTGTGGCGCCAGGCCGACCGCTACAAGGTCCCGCGCATCTGCTTCATCAACAAGCTGGACCGCACGGGCGCGAGCTTCGACTTCTGCGTCTCCACGATCAAGAGCCGCCTGATGGCCATCCCGGCCATCCTGCAGCTGCCGATCGGCTCCGAGGGCGGCTTCCTCGGCGTCGTCGACGTCGTCCGCATGCGTGCCCTCACGTGGCGCGGCGAGACCACGATCGGCGAGGACTACACGGTCGAGGAGATCCCGGCCGACATGCGCGAGCAGGCCGAGCAGGCCCACGCCGACCTCATCGAGCTGGTCGCCGAGTACGACGACACGCTGATGGAGGCCTACCTGGCCGAGGACGAGGCGGCCATGACGCCCGACCTCATCGACGCCGCGATCCGTCGCGCCGTGCTCTCCTCCAAGATCACCGCCGTGCTCTGCGGCAGCGCGTTCAAGAACAAGGGCGTCCAGCCCCTGCTCGACGCGGTCATCGCCTACCTGCCGTCCCCGCTGGACGTGCCGGCCATCGACGGGTTCAAGCCCGGCGACGAGTCGACCGTCATCGAGCGGCACCCCGACGACAGCGACCCGTTCTCCGCGCTCGCGTTCAAGATCGCCGCGGACCCTCACCTGGGCCGGCTCACCTACATCCGCCTCTACTCGGGCAAGCTCGAGGCCGGCTCCACGGTGCTGAACAGCACCAAGGGCCGCAAGGAGCGGATCGGGAAGATCTACCAGATGCACGCGAACAAGCGTGAGGAGATCGCCAGCGTCGGCGCCGGCCAGATCGTCGCGGTGATGGGTCTGAAGGACACCACCACGGGCGAGACGCTGTCCGACCAGGCGAACCCCGTCGTGCTGGAGTCCATGGACTTCCCCGCGCCGGTCATCGAGCAGGCCATCGAGCCGAAGACGAAGTCCGACCAGGAGAAGCTGGGTGTCGCCATCCAGCGGCTCGCGGAGGAGGACCCGACCTTCCGGGTCCACACCGACGACGAGACCGGCCAGACCATCATCGCCGGCATGGGCGAGCTGCACCTCGAGGTGCTGATCGACCGGATGAAGCGCGAGTTCCGCGTCGAGGCCAACATCGGCAAGCCGCAGGTGGCCTACCGCGAGACGCTGCGCCGCCCCGTGCAGAAGATCGAGTACACCCACAAGAAGCAGTCGGGTGGCTCGGGCCAGTACGCCCGCGTGATCATCGACCTCGAGCCGCTGGAGCCGGGTTCTGGGTACGAGTTCGTGAACGCCGTCACCGGTGGCCGCATCCCCAAGGAGTACATCCCCGCGGTGGACAACGGCATCCAGGACGCCATGCAGTTCGGCGTGCTGGCCGGGTACGCGGTGGAGGACATCAAGGTGACGCTGCAGGACGGCGCCTACCACGACGTGGACTCCTCCGAGCTCGCGTTCAAGATCGCCGGCTCGATGGTCTTCAAGGAGGCCGCCCGCCGCGCCGACCCCGCTCTGCTGGAGCCGGTGATGGCCGTCGAGGTGACCACCCCGGAGGACTACATGGGCACCGTCATCGGTGACCTGAACTCCCGCCGCGGGCAGATCCAGGCCATGAACGACGTCCACGGCAACAAGGTCGTCGAGGCCCTGGTGCCGCTGTCGGAGATGTTCGGCTACGTCGGCGACCTCCGGTCGAAGACGTCCGGCCAGGCGTCGTACTCGATGGAGTTCCACTCCTACGCCGAGACGCCGAAGTCGGTCTCGGACGAGATCATCCAGAAGGCCCGCGGCGAGTGA
- a CDS encoding ABC transporter substrate-binding protein/permease, producing MRRTTARLVALLAVLWLAAACSAGAPRSTLDEVRDSGVLRVGTEGTYTPFSYHDPTTGALTGYDVEVITAVAGKLGAEPEFVEAPFDALFASLVSDRFDVVANQVTRNPEREAQYALSQGYTYSQGVIITRADDDSITGLADLRGKTTAQSSTSNWAGVAEEAGAEVEAVEGFTQAVTLVKQQRVDATVNDNLAALEYFTTTGDTAVKVAAETGDTSEQVLAMRQDDTELRDAVNGALADLSADGTLASISDRYFGEDVSTGTADAAQPSQQPVVTQTTWELVKASAGPMALAAVKATIPLTVISFVVGLAIALVVALMRLSSVPVLAQVARVYISLIRGTPLLVQLFLIFYGLPGLGLTFNPFTAAVIAFSLNVGGYAAEVIRSAILSVPRGQWEAASTIGMGYTTTLRRVILPQAARTAVPPLSNTLISLVKDTSLASVVLVTELLRVAQVAAAPTFQFFALYGVAALYYWLICLVLSFGQQRLEHRLERGVSR from the coding sequence ATGCGCCGCACGACCGCCCGCCTCGTGGCCCTGCTGGCGGTGCTCTGGCTGGCCGCGGCCTGCTCGGCCGGGGCGCCGCGGTCCACGCTGGACGAGGTCCGCGACTCGGGGGTGCTGCGGGTCGGCACCGAGGGCACCTACACCCCGTTCAGCTACCACGACCCGACGACGGGCGCGCTGACCGGCTACGACGTCGAGGTCATCACCGCCGTCGCCGGGAAGCTCGGCGCGGAGCCCGAGTTCGTCGAGGCGCCCTTCGACGCGCTGTTCGCCAGCCTGGTCTCCGACCGCTTCGACGTCGTGGCCAACCAGGTGACCCGCAACCCGGAGCGTGAGGCCCAGTACGCGCTGTCCCAGGGCTACACCTACTCCCAGGGCGTGATCATCACCCGCGCCGACGACGACTCGATCACCGGCCTGGCCGACCTCCGGGGCAAGACGACGGCCCAGAGCTCCACCAGCAACTGGGCCGGCGTGGCCGAGGAGGCCGGGGCGGAGGTGGAGGCCGTCGAGGGCTTCACCCAGGCGGTCACCCTGGTCAAGCAGCAGCGGGTGGACGCCACCGTCAACGACAACCTGGCCGCGCTGGAGTACTTCACGACCACCGGCGACACCGCGGTGAAGGTGGCCGCCGAGACCGGGGACACCAGCGAGCAGGTGCTCGCCATGCGCCAGGACGACACCGAGCTGCGCGACGCCGTCAACGGCGCGCTGGCCGACCTGAGCGCCGACGGCACCCTGGCGTCGATCTCCGACAGGTACTTCGGCGAGGACGTCTCGACCGGCACGGCCGACGCGGCCCAGCCCAGCCAGCAGCCGGTGGTGACGCAGACGACCTGGGAGCTGGTCAAGGCCTCGGCGGGGCCGATGGCGCTGGCGGCGGTCAAGGCCACCATCCCGCTGACGGTGATCAGCTTCGTCGTCGGGCTGGCCATCGCGCTGGTGGTGGCGCTCATGCGGCTCTCGTCGGTGCCGGTGCTCGCGCAGGTGGCCCGGGTCTACATCTCGCTGATCCGCGGCACCCCGCTGCTGGTGCAGCTGTTCCTCATCTTCTACGGCCTGCCCGGGCTCGGGCTCACCTTCAACCCGTTCACCGCGGCCGTCATCGCCTTCAGCCTTAACGTCGGCGGCTACGCGGCCGAGGTGATCCGCTCGGCGATCCTGTCGGTGCCGCGCGGCCAGTGGGAGGCGGCGTCGACGATCGGCATGGGCTACACGACGACGCTGCGCCGGGTGATCCTGCCGCAGGCGGCGCGGACCGCCGTGCCGCCGCTGTCCAACACCCTCATCTCGCTGGTCAAGGACACCTCGCTCGCCTCCGTGGTGCTGGTCACCGAGCTGCTCCGGGTGGCGCAGGTCGCGGCGGCGCCCACCTTCCAGTTCTTCGCCCTCTACGGGGTGGCCGCGCTCTACTACTGGCTGATCTGCCTCGTGCTGTCCTTCGGCCAGCAACGCCTGGAGCACCGACTCGAGAGGGGCGTCAGCCGATGA
- the tuf gene encoding elongation factor Tu has protein sequence MAKAKFERTKPHVNIGTIGHIDHGKTTLTAAITKVLHDKYPTLNQASAFDQIDKAPEERQRGITISIAHVEYQTESRHYAHVDCPGHADYIKNMITGAAQMDGAILVVAATDGPMPQTREHVLLARQVGVPAIVVALNKCDMVDDEEILELVELEVRELLSEYEFDGDETPVVRVAAFPALNGDEKWADAIMELMGAVDTFIPQPEREIDKPFLMPVEDVFTITGRGTVITGRIERGVVKVNETVDIIGIRTTKQTTTVTGVEMFRKLLDEGQAGENVGLLLRGTKREDVERGMVVIKPGTTTPHTDFEARVYILSKEEGGRHTPFFNNYRPQFYFRTTDVTGVVNLPEGTDMVMPGDNTDMSVQLIQPIAMEEELKFAIREGGRTVGAGRVTKILK, from the coding sequence GTGGCCAAGGCCAAGTTCGAGCGGACTAAGCCGCACGTCAACATCGGCACCATCGGGCACATCGACCACGGCAAGACCACGCTGACCGCGGCGATCACCAAGGTGCTGCACGACAAGTACCCGACCCTCAACCAGGCGTCGGCCTTCGACCAGATCGACAAGGCGCCCGAAGAGCGTCAGCGCGGCATCACGATCTCGATCGCGCACGTCGAGTACCAGACCGAGTCGCGGCACTACGCCCACGTCGACTGCCCCGGTCACGCCGACTACATCAAGAACATGATCACCGGTGCGGCCCAGATGGACGGCGCGATCCTCGTGGTCGCCGCCACCGACGGCCCCATGCCCCAGACGCGCGAGCACGTGCTGCTCGCCCGCCAGGTCGGCGTGCCGGCGATCGTCGTCGCGCTGAACAAGTGCGACATGGTCGACGACGAGGAGATCCTGGAGCTCGTCGAGCTCGAGGTCCGCGAGCTGCTCAGCGAGTACGAGTTCGACGGCGACGAGACCCCCGTGGTCCGCGTGGCTGCGTTCCCGGCGCTGAACGGCGACGAGAAGTGGGCCGACGCGATCATGGAGCTCATGGGCGCGGTCGACACCTTCATCCCGCAGCCCGAGCGCGAGATCGACAAGCCGTTCCTGATGCCCGTCGAGGACGTCTTCACGATCACCGGTCGTGGCACCGTCATCACCGGCCGCATCGAGCGCGGTGTCGTCAAGGTCAACGAGACCGTCGACATCATCGGCATCCGCACCACGAAGCAGACCACCACGGTCACCGGCGTGGAGATGTTCCGCAAGCTGCTCGACGAGGGCCAGGCGGGCGAGAACGTCGGCCTCCTGCTCCGCGGCACCAAGCGCGAGGACGTCGAGCGCGGCATGGTCGTGATCAAGCCGGGCACGACCACCCCGCACACCGACTTCGAGGCGCGCGTCTACATCCTCTCGAAGGAGGAGGGCGGCCGTCACACGCCGTTCTTCAACAACTACCGCCCGCAGTTCTACTTCCGGACGACGGACGTGACCGGTGTGGTGAACCTCCCCGAGGGCACCGACATGGTCATGCCGGGTGACAACACGGACATGTCCGTGCAGCTCATCCAGCCCATCGCCATGGAGGAGGAGCTGAAGTTCGCCATCCGCGAGGGTGGCCGGACCGTCGGCGCCGGCCGGGTCACCAAGATCCTCAAGTGA
- a CDS encoding gamma-glutamyltransferase — protein sequence MRAGVAAGHPSTTAAGLATLRAGGSAVDAAVAMMLVSCAAETIFTGLSGGGFATVVDTAGEVTCVDFFVAVPGLDGTSPGAGTAIEVSFVGQPMPYEIGPATVAVPGVPAGAHHLWRRWGRLPWADVVAPGLAASHGTPFPLTHAVLLPVIAPAMCVGDGLQVYRRPDGTLLQAGDRLAHPDHHHAYRLLAQDPEAFYRGAYADALVAAVADGGALSAADLAAYRVVETRPRQARFDEVTVHARGDDLDDLLTTLARAAGTVPGDPTTDPASALGLVEALRGPDRRAETTNVVAVDADGGACALTTSLGLGSGVWVPGFGVHLNSMLGEGELIRESLDPGLRMGSMMSPLVALDAEGAPVAVAGAAGGSRIRPALLQVLVRMLRGASPQEAIDAPRLNALPDLVRAEPGFSPAVLAALGERDPVAVAASRDPYFGGVSALSPLGGGADPRRSGSVALL from the coding sequence ATGAGGGCCGGGGTGGCCGCGGGCCACCCCTCGACGACGGCGGCCGGCCTGGCGACCCTGCGGGCAGGCGGCAGCGCCGTCGACGCCGCGGTGGCCATGATGCTGGTCAGCTGCGCGGCCGAGACCATCTTCACCGGCCTCAGCGGGGGCGGCTTCGCCACCGTCGTCGACACGGCCGGCGAGGTCACCTGCGTCGACTTCTTCGTCGCGGTCCCCGGGCTGGACGGCACCTCCCCCGGCGCCGGCACCGCGATCGAGGTCAGCTTCGTCGGCCAGCCCATGCCGTACGAGATCGGCCCGGCGACCGTGGCCGTGCCCGGGGTCCCCGCCGGCGCGCACCACCTGTGGCGGCGCTGGGGCCGGTTGCCCTGGGCCGACGTCGTCGCCCCCGGCCTGGCCGCCTCCCACGGCACCCCCTTCCCGCTCACCCACGCGGTGCTGCTGCCGGTGATCGCGCCCGCCATGTGCGTCGGCGACGGCCTGCAGGTCTACCGCCGGCCCGACGGCACCCTCCTCCAGGCGGGCGACCGGCTGGCCCACCCCGACCACCACCACGCCTACCGGCTGCTGGCGCAGGACCCGGAGGCCTTCTACCGCGGCGCCTACGCCGACGCGCTGGTCGCGGCGGTCGCCGACGGCGGCGCGCTGAGCGCGGCGGACCTGGCCGCCTACCGGGTGGTCGAGACCCGTCCCCGGCAGGCCCGCTTCGACGAGGTCACCGTGCACGCGCGTGGCGACGACCTCGACGACCTGCTCACCACCCTGGCCCGGGCGGCGGGCACCGTCCCCGGCGACCCGACGACGGACCCGGCCTCGGCCCTCGGCCTGGTGGAGGCGTTGCGCGGCCCCGACCGCCGGGCGGAGACCACCAACGTCGTCGCCGTGGACGCCGACGGGGGCGCCTGCGCGCTGACGACGAGCCTCGGCCTCGGCTCCGGGGTCTGGGTGCCGGGGTTCGGCGTGCACCTCAACTCGATGCTGGGCGAGGGCGAGCTGATCCGGGAGAGCCTCGACCCCGGCCTGCGGATGGGCTCGATGATGTCGCCGCTCGTGGCGCTGGACGCCGAGGGCGCGCCCGTGGCCGTCGCCGGCGCCGCCGGGGGCAGCCGGATCCGGCCGGCGCTGCTGCAGGTGCTGGTGCGGATGCTCCGCGGCGCCTCCCCCCAGGAGGCGATCGACGCCCCCCGGCTCAACGCCCTCCCCGACCTCGTGCGGGCCGAGCCCGGCTTCAGCCCGGCCGTCCTGGCGGCGCTCGGCGAGCGGGACCCCGTCGCCGTCGCGGCCTCGCGCGACCCCTACTTCGGCGGGGTCTCGGCGCTGAGCCCGCTCGGCGGCGGCGCCGACCCGCGGCGCAGCGGCTCGGTCGCCCTGCTCTGA
- the rpsG gene encoding 30S ribosomal protein S7 translates to MPRKGPAPKRPLPVDPVYGSPLVTQLVSKILVDGKKTIAQGIVYTALDGTRTKTGVDPVQTLKRALDNVRPALEVKSRRVGGATYQVPIEVKPNRATTLAMRWLVSFARARREKTMSERLMNEILDASNGLGAAVKRREDTHKMAEANKAFAHYRW, encoded by the coding sequence ATGCCTCGCAAGGGCCCCGCCCCGAAGCGTCCGCTCCCGGTCGACCCGGTCTACGGCTCCCCGCTGGTCACCCAGCTGGTGAGCAAGATCCTCGTCGACGGCAAGAAGACGATCGCCCAGGGCATCGTCTACACCGCGCTCGACGGCACCCGCACCAAGACCGGTGTGGACCCCGTCCAGACCCTGAAGCGCGCGCTGGACAACGTCCGCCCGGCGCTGGAGGTCAAGAGCCGCCGCGTCGGCGGTGCGACCTACCAGGTGCCGATCGAGGTCAAGCCGAACCGCGCGACGACCCTCGCGATGCGCTGGCTGGTCAGCTTCGCCCGCGCCCGCCGCGAGAAGACGATGTCCGAGCGCCTCATGAACGAGATCCTCGACGCCTCCAACGGCCTCGGTGCCGCCGTGAAGCGCCGCGAGGACACGCACAAGATGGCTGAGGCCAACAAGGCCTTCGCCCACTACCGCTGGTAA
- a CDS encoding amino acid ABC transporter ATP-binding protein, whose product MSDPTPQDARPLVEVADLHKRFGDNEVLQGVDFTAGAGTVTVLIGPSGSGKTTVLRSLNGLEVPEQGSVRIGDVATEFASRPDKRALARLRGQSAMVFQSYNLFPHLTVLENVMIGPRVVQRRPAEEVRTEALGLLDRVGLAAKAEQRPFELSGGQQQRVGIARALAQRPELMLFDEPTSALDPELVGEVLAVMQDLAGEGWTMVVVTHEIRFARSVADQVLFLDGGVVLERGAPAQVLTDPQQDRTRTFLKRILDPI is encoded by the coding sequence ATGAGCGACCCCACCCCGCAGGACGCCCGGCCGCTGGTCGAGGTGGCCGACCTGCACAAGCGCTTCGGGGACAACGAGGTCCTCCAGGGCGTCGACTTCACCGCCGGCGCCGGCACGGTGACGGTGCTGATCGGCCCCTCGGGCTCGGGCAAGACGACGGTGCTGCGCTCGCTCAACGGGCTGGAGGTGCCCGAGCAGGGCTCCGTGCGGATCGGCGACGTCGCAACCGAGTTCGCGTCCCGCCCCGACAAGCGGGCGCTGGCCCGGCTGCGCGGCCAGAGCGCGATGGTGTTCCAGTCCTACAACCTGTTCCCGCACCTCACCGTGCTGGAGAACGTGATGATCGGCCCGCGGGTGGTGCAGCGCCGGCCGGCCGAGGAGGTCCGCACCGAGGCCCTCGGCCTGCTGGACCGGGTGGGGCTGGCGGCCAAGGCCGAGCAGCGACCCTTCGAGCTCTCCGGCGGCCAGCAGCAGCGGGTGGGCATTGCCCGGGCCCTGGCCCAGCGGCCGGAGCTCATGCTGTTCGACGAGCCCACCTCGGCGCTGGACCCTGAGCTGGTGGGGGAGGTCCTCGCGGTCATGCAGGACCTGGCCGGCGAGGGCTGGACGATGGTCGTCGTCACCCACGAGATCCGCTTCGCCCGCTCGGTGGCCGACCAGGTGCTGTTCCTCGACGGCGGCGTCGTGCTGGAGCGGGGCGCACCCGCCCAGGTGCTCACCGACCCGCAGCAGGACCGCACCCGCACTTTCCTCAAGCGCATCCTCGACCCGATCTGA
- the rpsJ gene encoding 30S ribosomal protein S10, which yields MAGQKIRIRLKAYDHEVIDSSARKIVDTVTRTGAQVAGPVPLPTEKNVFCVIRSPHKYKDSREHFEMRTHKRLIDIIDPTPKTVDSLMRLDLPAGVDIEIKL from the coding sequence GTGGCGGGACAAAAGATCCGCATCAGGCTCAAGGCCTATGACCACGAGGTCATCGACTCCTCCGCGCGCAAGATCGTGGACACGGTGACGCGCACGGGTGCCCAGGTCGCCGGGCCGGTGCCGCTCCCGACCGAGAAGAACGTGTTCTGCGTGATCCGTTCTCCCCACAAGTACAAGGACAGCCGGGAGCACTTCGAGATGCGGACGCACAAGCGTCTGATCGACATCATCGACCCGACCCCCAAGACCGTTGACTCTCTGATGCGTCTCGACCTGCCCGCGGGCGTCGACATCGAGATCAAGCTCTGA
- the treY gene encoding malto-oligosyltrehalose synthase — MTPTAPASTYRLQVQRDFTLADATALLDHLADLGVGAVYLSPLLRSTTGSAHGYDTVDVTEVDPDRGGEEGLRALFAAAEAAGLGVVVDIVPNHLGVEVPAENPAWWDVLQHGRDAAHASWFDIDWSRPRLLLPVLGDDAELTVQDGELRYYDHRFPLAPGSWSEGEDAATVHDRQHYELVHWSRGNTDLGYRRFFAVTTLAGVRQEDEAVFDATHVKVREWVERGVTGLRIDHPDGLVDPGEYLRRLRALAPDQWITVEKILEPGEQLPADWPVEGTTGYDAMREVNGLFVDPGHEHELTALYQRLTGDERNIAEHVEAGKRMVVTELLVAEIRRMAALVPDVEDAEAAIAEVAVAFAVYRSYLPDGVADLDHALALAARRRPQLREALDALSPRLHDGDDELARRMQQLSGATMAKGTEDTAFYRYARFVALNEVGADPDELGIDLEAFHAAQVARQERQPRSMTGLSTHDTKRGEDVRARLAVLAEIPQAWGEFAEQFLAATAVPRPAFGYFLAQTLVGAGPVERERMHAYAEKAMREASDGTTYTDVDEAYEAAVHAAVDAAYDEPQLRAAWDDLVAAVTPHGWTNALGQKLVQLTMPGVPDVYQGTELWDDSLVDPDNRRPVDFDRRRALLAEVRQSHPGVDGTGAAKLWVTTQALHARREHPELFTGYTPLHATGPAAHHLVAFDRGGALTLATRLPLGLAAAGGWLDTTLTLPGRVVDELTGREHEGTVQVADVLDRYPVALLLPA, encoded by the coding sequence GTGACCCCTACGGCGCCTGCCTCCACCTACCGTCTCCAGGTCCAGCGCGACTTCACCCTCGCCGACGCGACCGCCCTCCTCGACCACCTGGCCGACCTCGGCGTCGGCGCGGTGTACCTGTCGCCGCTGCTCCGCTCCACCACCGGCTCCGCGCACGGCTACGACACCGTTGACGTGACCGAGGTCGACCCCGACCGCGGGGGCGAGGAGGGCCTGCGGGCGCTCTTCGCGGCCGCGGAGGCGGCCGGCCTGGGCGTCGTCGTCGACATCGTGCCCAACCACCTCGGCGTCGAGGTGCCCGCCGAGAACCCGGCCTGGTGGGACGTCCTCCAGCACGGCCGCGACGCCGCTCACGCGTCCTGGTTCGACATCGACTGGAGCCGGCCGCGGCTGCTGCTGCCGGTGCTCGGGGACGACGCCGAGCTCACCGTGCAGGACGGCGAGCTGCGCTACTACGACCACCGCTTCCCGCTGGCCCCCGGCAGCTGGTCCGAGGGCGAGGACGCCGCCACGGTGCACGACCGGCAGCACTACGAGCTGGTGCACTGGTCGCGGGGCAACACCGACCTGGGCTACCGCCGGTTCTTCGCCGTGACCACCCTGGCCGGGGTGCGGCAGGAGGACGAGGCCGTCTTCGACGCCACCCACGTCAAGGTCCGCGAGTGGGTGGAGCGCGGGGTGACCGGCCTGCGGATCGACCACCCGGACGGTCTCGTCGATCCCGGGGAGTACCTCCGCCGGCTGCGCGCGCTGGCGCCGGACCAGTGGATCACCGTGGAGAAGATCCTCGAGCCCGGCGAGCAGCTGCCGGCCGACTGGCCGGTGGAGGGCACGACAGGCTACGACGCCATGCGCGAGGTCAACGGGCTGTTCGTCGACCCCGGCCACGAGCACGAGCTGACCGCGCTCTACCAGCGGCTCACCGGGGACGAGCGCAACATCGCCGAGCACGTCGAGGCGGGCAAGCGGATGGTCGTCACCGAGCTGCTGGTCGCCGAGATCCGGCGGATGGCGGCGCTGGTGCCCGACGTCGAGGACGCGGAGGCGGCGATCGCCGAGGTGGCCGTGGCCTTCGCCGTCTACCGCTCCTACCTCCCCGACGGCGTGGCCGACCTCGACCACGCCCTGGCCCTGGCCGCCCGCCGGCGCCCGCAGCTGCGCGAGGCGCTCGACGCCCTCAGCCCGCGGCTGCACGACGGCGACGACGAGCTGGCCCGCCGGATGCAGCAGCTGAGCGGCGCGACCATGGCCAAGGGCACCGAGGACACCGCCTTCTACCGCTACGCCCGCTTCGTCGCGCTCAACGAGGTCGGCGCCGACCCCGACGAGCTGGGCATCGACCTCGAGGCCTTCCACGCCGCGCAGGTGGCCCGCCAGGAGCGCCAGCCCCGGTCGATGACCGGGCTCAGCACCCACGACACCAAGCGTGGCGAGGACGTCCGCGCGCGGCTGGCCGTGCTCGCCGAGATCCCCCAGGCCTGGGGCGAGTTCGCCGAGCAGTTCCTCGCCGCCACCGCCGTCCCCCGCCCGGCGTTCGGCTACTTCCTGGCCCAGACGCTGGTGGGCGCCGGACCGGTGGAGCGGGAGCGGATGCACGCCTACGCCGAGAAGGCGATGCGCGAGGCGAGCGACGGCACCACCTACACCGACGTCGACGAGGCCTACGAGGCGGCCGTGCACGCCGCCGTCGACGCCGCCTACGACGAGCCGCAGCTGCGCGCCGCGTGGGACGACCTCGTCGCCGCCGTCACCCCGCACGGCTGGACCAACGCGCTGGGCCAGAAGCTCGTGCAGCTGACGATGCCGGGGGTCCCCGACGTCTACCAGGGCACCGAGCTGTGGGACGACTCGCTGGTGGACCCCGACAACCGGCGTCCGGTCGACTTCGACCGGCGCCGCGCGCTGCTGGCCGAGGTGCGGCAGAGCCACCCGGGCGTCGACGGCACGGGGGCGGCCAAGCTGTGGGTCACCACCCAGGCCCTGCACGCCCGGCGCGAGCACCCGGAGCTGTTCACCGGCTACACGCCGCTGCACGCCACCGGCCCGGCCGCTCACCACCTGGTGGCCTTCGACCGCGGCGGGGCGCTCACCCTGGCCACCCGGCTGCCCCTCGGGCTCGCCGCCGCCGGCGGCTGGCTGGACACGACGCTCACCCTGCCCGGGCGCGTGGTCGACGAGCTGACGGGTCGGGAGCACGAGGGCACGGTGCAGGTCGCCGACGTCCTGGACCGCTACCCCGTCGCGCTGCTGCTGCCGGCCTGA